In Vicia villosa cultivar HV-30 ecotype Madison, WI unplaced genomic scaffold, Vvil1.0 ctg.000041F_1_1_1, whole genome shotgun sequence, the following are encoded in one genomic region:
- the LOC131622724 gene encoding aquaporin PIP2-2-like: MAKDVEVAERGSFSNKDYHDPPPAPLIDAEELTKWSFYRALIAEFIATLLFLYVTVLTVIGYSIQTDVKAGGDECGGVGILGIAWAFGGMIFVLVYCTAGISGGHINPAVTFGLLLARKVSLVRAVMYMVAQSLGAICGVGLVKAFQSAYFDRYGGGANFLHEGYSTSVGLGAEIVGTFVLVYTVFSATDPKRSARDSHVPVLAPLPIGFAVFMVHLATIPVTGTGINPARSLGSAVIFNQEKIWNDHWIFWVGPFVGAAIAAFYHQFILRAGAAKALGSFRSSNAN; encoded by the exons ATGGCAAAAGACGTTGAAGTTGCTGAACGTGGCTCTTTCTCTAACAAAGACTACCATGACCCTCCTCCAGCACCACTCATTGACGCTGAAGAACTCACAAAATGGTCCTTTTACAGGGCCCTTATTGCTGAGTTCATTGCAACTTTACTTTTCCTCTACGTTACTGTTTTGACCGTGATTGGTTACAGTATCCAAACTGATGTTAAAGCTGGTGGTGATGAGTGTGGTGGTGTTGGTATTCTTGGAATCGCTTGGGCTTTTGGTGGCATGATCTTTGTTCTTGTTTACTGTACTGCTGGAATTTCAG GGGGTCACATTAACCCAGCAGTAACATTTGGGCTATTATTGGCTCGTAAGGTGTCTTTGGTGAGAGCAGTTATGTACATGGTGGCTCAGAGTTTGGGGGCTATTTGTGGAGTTGGGTTGGTTAAGGCTTTTCAAAGTGCTTACTTTGATAGGTATGGTGGTGGAGCTAATTTTCTCCATGAGGGTTATAGTACTAGTGTTGGATTAGGTGCTGAGATTGTTGGGACTTTTGTTTTGGTATACACTGTTTTCTCTGCTACTGATCCTAAGAGAAGTGCTAGAGATTCTCATGTTCCG GTTTTGGCTCCACTTCCTATTGGATTTGCTGTATTCATGGTTCATTTGGCAACCATCCCGGTCACCGGAACCGGCATTAATCCCGCTAGAAGCCTTGGTTCTGCTGTTATCTTCAACCAAGAAAAGATCTGGAATGACCAT TGGATATTTTGGGTTGGACCATTTGTTGGAGCAGCCATTGCAGCGTTCTACCATCAATTCATCTTAAGAGCAGGTGCTGCTAAAGCTCTTGGATCATTCAGGAGTAGCAATGCTAATTGA